One window of the Burkholderia sp. FERM BP-3421 genome contains the following:
- a CDS encoding superinfection immunity protein → MQMEILIQIAGAVVAIALYFLPAIIADRRARHDKLTIALFNALFGWTVVGWAMTLYWSFQPNPAADLANEVVLKRRSLSMRTFSTGLVERVQRRATAQERWAHKPGSH, encoded by the coding sequence GCCGGCGCCGTCGTCGCGATCGCGCTCTATTTCCTGCCGGCGATCATCGCCGACCGGCGCGCGCGACACGACAAGCTCACGATCGCCCTGTTCAACGCGCTGTTCGGCTGGACCGTGGTGGGCTGGGCCATGACGCTCTACTGGTCGTTCCAGCCCAATCCGGCCGCGGACCTCGCGAACGAAGTGGTGCTCAAGCGCCGCAGCCTGAGCATGCGCACCTTCTCGACGGGCCTCGTCGAGCGCGTCCAGCGGCGCGCCACCGCCCAGGAACGCTGGGCGCACAAGCCCGGCAGCCACTGA